The following proteins are co-located in the Halictus rubicundus isolate RS-2024b chromosome 1, iyHalRubi1_principal, whole genome shotgun sequence genome:
- the LOC143361520 gene encoding uncharacterized protein LOC143361520, with protein sequence MSTMSVVSNSSVEVDSDSSNDISSKDEGPAEQKFILRNELYNSLLASALGKTVLNRHLNFKEQGINFNLANLKDNLNALGALKELKDLKGLTVSSVPAFPRNLALHREDHDEVRPRDTF encoded by the coding sequence ATGTCCACGATGAGTGTCGTGTCGAACTCGTCGGTCGAGGTCGACTCGGACTCCTCGAACGACATCTCGAGCAAGGACGAAGGACCAGCCGAGCAGAAGTTCATCCTGCGGAACGAGCTGTACAACAGCCTTCTGGCGAGCGCTCTCGGCAAGACCGTGCTCAACAGGCACCTCAACTTCAAGGAGCAGGGGATTAATTTTAATCTGGCCAATCTGAAGGATAACCTGAACGCGCTCGGCGCCCTTAAGGAGCTGAAGGATCTCAAGGGATTGACCGTAAGCAGCGTGCCAGCCTTCCCGAGGAACCTCGCTCTGCACCGGGAAGATCACGATGAGGTCAGACCTCGCGACACCTTCTAA